The following coding sequences are from one Eucalyptus grandis isolate ANBG69807.140 chromosome 11, ASM1654582v1, whole genome shotgun sequence window:
- the LOC120290037 gene encoding LRR receptor kinase BAK1-like, producing MVFNLRSFSFTDSIEDDPPPPPRGFSLKELRVATHKFSEENFLAEGGFGKVYRGRLADGSLVAVKRARTVDQCSKEQFETEVQVGRSVSTHPNVLRLRGFCRTTKELLLVYPLIINNSLSYNLTERPDRFAQPLNWTTRKRIALGAARGLAHLHHQGNIKIMHRYICAASILLNVQFEAVIGSFCIAMIMHERNVEEGTIEWRTHTPRHGTGVSLSSPLEENSADAGFDSQIYHRYEDVYVNTLTCGIIGFTAPEYSYTGKCTLKNDVFAYGKMLLELISGQPIFDFFPEVHNGEALWLEDWVRKHMNEGQLGRVIDPNLEANYVEEEAERLVQLALLCAHKDPSVRPEMSEVVEILESQFLQRDSSTRSSWSPSECEPTTPYYSFPPSPSPPLVIGP from the coding sequence ATGGTGTTCAATCTCCGATCCTTCAGTTTCACCGATTCCATTGAAGATGATCCCCCACCACCTCCTAGGGGCTTCTCTCTAAAGGAACTCCGAGTTGCCACACACAAATTTAGCGAAGAAAACTTCTTGGCCGAAGGTGGATTTGGCAAGGTTTACCGGGGGCGCTTGGCCGATGGTTCTCTAGTGGCAGTAAAGAGAGCTCGCACAGTCGATCAATGTAGCAAAGAGCAGTTCGAAACAGAAGTTCAAGTGGGACGCTCAGTTTCAACACACCCAAATGTGCTACGGCTGAGGGGCTTTTGCAGGACCACGAAAGAGCTTTTATTGGTCTATCCCTTGATAATCAACAATAGCCTATCTTACAATCTTACAGAAAGACCAGATCGATTTGCCCAACCGCTCAATTGGACCACTCGCAAGCGAATTGCCTTGGGAGCAGCAAGGGGACTTGCACACCTTCATCATCAAGGTAACATCAAGATCATGCATCGGTACATCTGCGCGGCAAGCATACTgcttaatgtgcaatttgaggCCGTGATAGGAAGTTTCTGCATCGCCATGATCATGCATGAGAGAAATGTTGAGGAAGGGACTATTGAGTGGCGCACGCACACGCCAAGGCATGGCACAGGAGTCTCACTCTCCTCTCCTTTAGAAGAAAATTCAGCCGATGCTGGTTTCGATTCTCAAATCTATCATCGCTATGAAGATGTCTATGTCAATACCCTCACCTGCGGCATAATTGGGTTTACTGCCCCTGAGTACTCCTACACAGGAAAGTGCACGCTGAAAAATGATGTCTTCGCATATGGGAAAATGCTTCTCGAACTCATCTCAGGACAGCCGATTTTCGACTTTTTCCCTGAAGTACACAATGGTGAAGCTTTATGGTTAGAGGATTGGGTTAGAAAACATATGAATGAAGGCCAGTTGGGAAGGGTGATCGATCCCAATTTGGAGGCGAACTatgtggaagaagaagcagagcgaCTAGTCCAATTGGCATTGTTGTGTGCACACAAGGATCCATCTGTTCGACCAGAGATGTCTGAAGTGGTTGAAATACTCGAAAGCCAGTTTCTCCAGCGGGATTCTAGTACAAGGAGTAGTTGGAGTCCTAGTGAGTGTGAACCGACTACTCCATACTACTCTTTCcccccttctccttctcctcctttggTGATCGGTCCATGA
- the LOC104427427 gene encoding BRASSINOSTEROID INSENSITIVE 1-associated receptor kinase 1-like: MVFNLRTFSFAKSVEDDLTPPKSFSIKELRVATDNFSSKNIVGDDWYGTVYRGRLADGLLVAVKRASSVDWLREEHFESEVQVGSAVSTHPNVLCLRGFHRTKKELLLVYPLMINHSLSYNLTERQDWFARPIDWTTRKRIALGAARGLAHLHNQGDFKIMHRYICASSILLNVDFEAVIGLFRFPKIMHEGNAEEGTIEWITCMPPRHGAGVSFSSPAEENSADSGFDSLTYHCYEDVYVNTPITGKFGFIAPEYLYTEKCTLKNDVFAFGRMLLEIISGQLINNFLTEVLGGEAFLPEDGVRKLMNEDQLGRVMDPNLQGNYAEEQAKQLLRLALLCSHEDPSVRPEMSEVVRMLESQFLQRDPSTRSSWSQSECDSTPYHSFPPSPSPLGFAP; this comes from the coding sequence ATGGTGTTCAATCTCCGAACCTTCAGTTTTGCCAAGTCCGTTGAAGACGATCTAACACCTCCTAAAAGCTTCTCCATAAAGGAGCTCCGAGTCGCGACAGACAACTTCAGCAGCAAGAACATCGTGGGGGACGACTGGTACGGCACAGTTTACAGGGGCCGCTTGGCCGATGGTTTGCTAGTGGCAGTAAAGAGAGCAAGCTCTGTCGATTGGTTGAGGGAGGAGCACTTTGAATCAGAAGTGCAAGTGGGAAGCGCGGTTTCGACACACCCAAACGTGCTATGCTTAAGGGGCTTTCACAGGACCAAAAAAGAGCTCTTATTGGTGTATCCCTTGATGATTAACCATAGCCTATCTTACAATCTTACAGAGAGGCAGGATTGGTTTGCCCGACCTATTGATTGGACTACTCGCAAGCGAATAGCCTTGGGAGCAGCGAGGGGGCTTGCCCACCTTCACAATCAAGGTGACTTTAAGATCATGCATCGCTACATCTGTGCGTCAAGCATACTGCTGAATGTGGATTTCGAGGCCGTGATAGGACTTTTCCGTTTCCCCAAGATCATGCACGAGGGAAATGCAGAAGAAGGGACTATTGAGTGGATAACGTGCATGCCACCAAGGCACGGAGCCGGAGTTTCATTCTCATCTCCAGCAGAAGAAAATTCAGCTGATTCTGGCTTCGATTCTCTAACCTATCATTGCTATGAAGATGTTTATGTCAACACCCCCATCACTGGCAAATTTGGGTTTATTGCCCCTGAGTACTTATACACAGAAAAGTGCACACTGAAGAATGATGTCTTCGCATTTGGGAGAATGCTTCTCGAGATAATCTCGGGACAACTGATTAACAACTTTCTCACTGAAGTACTCGGTGGGGAAGCTTTCTTGCCAGAGGATGGGGTTAGAAAACTTATGAATGAAGACCAGTTGGGAAGGGTGATGGATCCCAATTTGCAGGGGAACTACGCGGAAGAACAAGCAAAGCAACTACTCCGATTGGCATTGTTATGTTCACACGAGGATCCATCTGTCCGACCAGAGATGTCAGAAGTGGTTAGGATGCTCGAAAGCCAGTTTCTTCAGCGGGACCCTAGTACAAGGAGTAGTTGGAGTCAAAGTGAGTGTGACTCAACTCCATACCACTCTttccctccttctccttctcctctggGGTTTGCTCCATGA
- the LOC120289819 gene encoding somatic embryogenesis receptor kinase 2-like, whose amino-acid sequence MIMHERNVEEGTIEWCMHMPRHGPGVSLSSPSDENSADAGFDSQICHRYEDVYVNTLTCGIIGFTAPEYSYTGKCTLKNDVFAYGKMLLELISGQPIFDVFPEVHNGEALWLEDWVRKHMNEGQLGRVIDPTLQGNYVEEEAERLVRLALLCAHKDPSVRPEMSEVVEILESQFLQRDSSTRSSWSPSECESTPPYYSLPHSPSPPLVIGP is encoded by the coding sequence ATGATCATGCATGAGAGAAATGTCGAGGAAGGGACTATTGAGTGGTGCATGCACATGCCAAGGCATGGCCCAGGAGTCTCACTCTCCTCTCCTTCAGATGAAAATTCAGCTGATGCCGGCTTCGATTCTCAAATCTGTCATCGCTATGAAGATGTCTATGTCAATACCCTCACCTGCGGCATAATTGGGTTTACTGCCCCTGAGTACTCCTACACAGGAAAGTGCACACTGAAAAATGATGTCTTCGCATATGGGAAAATGCTTCTCGAACTCATCTCGGGACAGCCAATTTTTGACGTGTTCCCTGAGGTACACAATGGCGAAGCTTTATGGTTAGAAGATTGGGTTAGAAAACATATGAATGAAGGCCAGTTGGGAAGGGTGATCGATCCCACTTTGCAGGGGAACTatgtggaagaagaagcagagcgaCTAGTGCGATTGGCATTGTTGTGTGCACACAAGGATCCATCTGTTCGACCAGAGATGTCTGAAGTGGTTGAAATACTCGAAAGCCAGTTTCTCCAGCGGGATTCTAGTACAAGGAGTAGTTGGAGTCCTAGTGAGTGTGAATCGACTCCTCCATACTACTCTTTGCCCcattctccttctcctcctttggTGATAGGTCCATGA
- the LOC120289818 gene encoding BRASSINOSTEROID INSENSITIVE 1-associated receptor kinase 1-like, producing MVFNLRSFSFTDSIEDDPPPPPRGFSLKELRVATHNFSRDNFFGRRWIWQGLPGAPGRWFSVAVKRARTVDQCCKEQFETEVQVGRSVSTHPNVLRLRGFCRTKKELLLVYPLIINNSLSYNLTERPDRFAHPLNWTTRKQIALGAARGLAHLHDQGNIKIMHRNICVASILLNVQFEAVIGSFCMP from the coding sequence ATGGTGTTCAATCTCCGATCCTTCAGTTTTACCGATTCCATTGAAGATGATCCCCCACCACCTCCTAGAGGCTTCTCTCTAAAGGAACTTCGAGTCGCCACACACAACTTTAGCAGAGACAACTTCTTTGGCCGAAGGTGGATTTGGCAAGGTTTACCGGGGGCACCTGGCCGATGGTTCTCAGTGGCAGTAAAAAGAGCTCGCACAGTCGATCAATGTTGCAAGGAGCAGTTCGAAACAGAAGTTCAAGTGGGACGCTCAGTTTCAACGCACCCAAATGTGCTACGGCTGAGGGGCTTTTGCAGGACCAAGAAAGAGCTTTTATTGGTCTATCCCTTGATAATCAACAATAGCCTATCTTACAATCTTACAGAAAGACCAGATCGATTTGCTCACCCGCTCAATTGGACCACTCGCAAGCAAATAGCCTTGGGAGCAGCAAGGGGACTTGCACACCTTCACGATCAAGGTAACATCAAGATCATGCATCGGAACATCTGCGTGGCGAGCATACTGCTGAATGTGCAATTTGAGGCCGTGATAGGAAGTTTCTGCATGCCATGA